A part of Haliotis asinina isolate JCU_RB_2024 chromosome 10, JCU_Hal_asi_v2, whole genome shotgun sequence genomic DNA contains:
- the LOC137298086 gene encoding pleckstrin homology domain-containing family A member 8-like, with translation MEGVLWKWTNYLSGWQPRWFVLDNGVLSYYKSQEDVNNGCKGSIKMTVCDIVVHPTDAARLDLIIHGEQHYYVKAATTKERQEWLVALGSAKAMLNNSGRAADSIDEVSPGSLRSKKSELRLYCDLLMQQVHSVKQAVKTDQTDTQKLDEATSLLTATCDTFIQTLEDCMQLAKHVSSPGPTDLSPSPSSPTRTNRKGSRNVSRSNSVEKSVHPKLSPMNSYDGVTPLRPRTRPRSGSESSFSESELTNGTVRPRSITSDSNVIYEVEPVREESGDGADKSEKSVGVSDSSDTQPKPVLSLKHKANSEEHDGLEDFKDAIDSKIPTFFSVMKPSVTDIRVLPNNGVPVEPFLGACRSIVPIFDKLNGTAFAPVKMDFAGNIRKIQQKYSTNSDSFATLQDMVVYEVKAKQHTNSNSATVAILWLKRGLEFILEFMREVCSGQLDLTVCASNAYSRSLKPFHGWVVRGVFAVAVKALPYRDVFLSQLAEVECDTESSSYQHSLSEDCEVFIRSLSFLTRIITDFYVSHDLDSAEQV, from the exons GGACAAATTATTTATCGG GTTGGCAACCTCGTTGGTTTGTCCTGGACAATGGTGTTCTGTCTTATTACAAATCACAAGAGGATGTCAACAATGGATGTAAAGGTTCGATCAAGATGACTGTTTGTGACATAGTTG TCCATCCAACTGATGCTGCCAGACTGGACTTAATCATTCATGGAGAACAACACTACTATGTGAAGGCCGCTACAACCAAAGAGAGACAGGAATGGCTCGTTGCTCTGGGCAGTGCCAAGGCCATGCTGAACAACAGTGGACGAGCTGCAGATTCAA TTGATGAAGTATCCCCTGGCAGTCTTCGCTCTAAGAAGTCCGAACTGCGTCTGTACTGTGACCTTCTCATGCAGCAGGTGCACTCTGTCAAACAAGCCGTAAAGACTGACCAGACAGATACTCAG AAACTTGATGAAGCTACTTCTCTACTGACGGCCACCTGTGACACATTTATCCAGACACTAGAAGACTGCATGCAACTCGCAAAGCATGTCTCTAGCCCTGGGCCGACAGATCTTAGTCCTTCTCCATCCTCACCCACACGCACAAACCGAAAG GGATCAAGGAATGTTTCGAGGTCCAACTCTGTTGAAAA GTCAGTACATCCCAAATTGTCTCCAATGAACTCTTATGATGGTGTCACACCTTTACGACCTCGTACAAGACCAAGATCTGGTTCAGAAAGTTCCTTCTCTGAGTCCGAGCTCACCAACGGAACAGTTCGACCACGCTCAATCACTTCAGACTCTAATGTGATATATGAAGTAGAACCTGTCAGGGAGGAGTCCGGGGATGGTGCTGACAAATCAGAGAAGTCTGTTGGTGTGAGTGACAGTTCAGATACCCAACCAAAGCCAGTGTTATCACTGAAGCATAAAGCAAACTCTGAAGAACATGATGGCTTGGAGGATTTTAAGGATGCAATTGACAGCAAGATACCAACATTTTTCTCAGTAATGAAACCAAG TGTCACTGATATAAGAGTTTTACCAAATAACGGAGTTCCTGTGGAACCATTCCTGGGAGCATGCAGATCCATTGTGCCTATATTTG ATAAATTAAATGGGACTGCTTTTGCTCCTGTAAAGATGGACTTTGCTGGAAACATTAGG AAAATTCAGCAAAAGTATTCTACCAACTCAGACAGCTTTGCAACACTCCAAGATATGGTGGTTTATGAAGTCAAAgccaaacaacacacaaactcaaactcCGCTACAGTAGCAATACTCTGGCTCAAACG AGGGCTTGAATTTATCTTGGAGTTCATGCGTGAAGTGTGCTCAGGTCAGCTAGACCTTACAGTGTGTGCAAGCAATGCCTATTCCCGCAGTCTAAAACCTTTCCATGGATGGGTTGTGAGGGGCGTGTTTGCT GTTGCAGTGAAAGCGCTACCATACCGTGATGTGTTCTTGTCTCAACTGGCAGAGGTAGAGTGTGACACAGAGAGCTCCAGTTACCAACACTCCCTCAGTGAAGACTGCGAGGTCTTCATCCGTTCCCTCAGCTTTCTAACCCGAATCATCACTGATTTCTACGTCAGTCACGATCTTGACTCTGCTGAACAAGTTTGA